In the Muricauda sp. MAR_2010_75 genome, one interval contains:
- the rnpA gene encoding ribonuclease P protein component, whose translation MSSITRYPKKEKLKSKVLFEALFAEGKSVSHFPLKLIYLNTNFDDGSKIKVGVVAPKKKFKNAVDRNRIKRLLREAYRLNKALIFNNIEGNFAFLILYLGNKMPVYADIESAMKQLMEGFLKKESHEKID comes from the coding sequence ATGTCCTCCATAACCCGCTACCCAAAAAAAGAAAAACTCAAGAGCAAAGTGCTTTTTGAGGCTCTTTTTGCAGAAGGTAAAAGCGTTTCCCATTTTCCTTTGAAGTTGATCTATCTCAACACAAACTTTGATGATGGTTCCAAAATTAAGGTGGGCGTGGTGGCTCCAAAGAAAAAATTTAAAAATGCCGTTGACCGCAATCGCATAAAACGACTTTTACGTGAAGCCTATCGACTTAACAAAGCCCTTATTTTTAACAACATAGAGGGCAACTTTGCGTTCTTAATTTTATACCTTGGTAATAAGATGCCCGTTTACGCTGATATAGAAAGTGCTATGAAGCAACTTATGGAAGGCTTCCTAAAAAAAGAATCCCATGAAAAAATTGATTAA